In a single window of the Euwallacea fornicatus isolate EFF26 chromosome 5, ASM4011564v1, whole genome shotgun sequence genome:
- the form3 gene encoding inverted formin-2 isoform X2 produces the protein MDASDGNQSRDGLDFIVEHPEYVAKLATALNAIGPTAIRVRKQMFELLAALCAHNEEGRVRTLETLEYYKRIKNKKYRMAFIVQELEQARTTDYQTALVAFVNCLIISTSKLLERIQLRNEFIECQLLEVLNKLRKTNLEPDLTAQLDVFDEQYKSDESERQIEFKGVDLDSPLDVFYAILKQIADTPLAISFLNILHCLLNIDPNDHLSEIIWDNIEKLVQKASSLDKREEMPRLNRLNSKSQLRLNCTCQQKLELTGIGSRRQSLQNIPLGALSPPPPPPLLAGAGGPPPPPPPLPQGMPPPPPPPAAVPPPPPPNRIMHRGPAFSPPPEKERIIERLPQQEIPAPKSKMKTVNWNKIPSNKVACSNNIWTQVAFRHQNSPQADIDWSEMEVLFCQQGPVSGDSSTVPGCTETRSVPKTRKENQEIALLDGKRSLNVNIFLKQFRSSNEDIVNLIRNGEHDQIGIEKLKGLLKILPEVDELDILKSFDGDISKLGNAEKFLILLTSLSNYKLRIESMLLKEEFESNMSYVKPSIRAMIIAAQELMTNKALQEVLYMVLIAGNFLNAGGYAANAAGVKLSSLQKIMDIRANKPNMNLIHFVALQAEKRGNILLTFTENVGVLEEAAKTTVEQLKNEISALEERIRKIKRQIELPETELEIKDQMSEFLIIAENEVSHLQIELGRLDTVRIQLADFFCEDLSSFKIEECFRIFHSFTCKFKQAVLENERRRYQEEQANARKRQREELLAAKRRQMGNLNTDDAFIDMQIYDSGVGSSRKSFRTSNDSGTSEDEFYAINSPLLPRHRMGSFNGQGQENDKESPESSPNGSLRRRRSKGMLDDQGNLMEFLRNSSDCSNRERKSWGSLDRSWARKAKGTGPKKRPALLTADFLLERDRTTTPSPLIEVKGSCSAPEEDSFISKDKMETRLKGEESSANKDSQQVKDKSAWRKSNLNVPNSTEEIRSSHRREVYNSPENRRDVLQPILETNDRKELIGSLGKEAETDRLTLYLRKPSLVNEPEAKSLHNTTTILVKSDNENLHKPVVNQNKIEIDQDNVQTPPMARRNFISPTPTEKREPLKPTPCKRILNKDAGNNKESDLETIGEFNRFSPARRTRRQARGQPKNSLKIGKETASQDSDLDCKPIDGSLSNTLLGDFVSPVCIKVEAEETNSTAPHSENENHRSTTEKFAPSSSLFSVSLAHSISAKPGRIDKENQRTSVEKFPSSPFAISDTSKPGKTTVLSISSLPQAPSVKAKTSNGTDSSLKGNVLLARTNSSSERNGNKSFKNPITVNNKMNVRRNVSLTVPKSKLANSPSTESFKLLQVDNGGLSKPMVKRSSSITSNTSTQTKTRTSNPTMGFMKPTTSSTTRSTTPSTRKSFSLRSRN, from the exons ATGGACGCATCTGATGGTAACCAGTCGCGGGATGGTTTGGATTTCATCGTTGAGCATCCAGAATATGTCGCTAAATTGGCCACTGCCCTTAATGCAATCGGCCCGACGGCCATTAGGGTCCGAAAACAAATGTTTGAGTTACTGGCAGCTTTATGTGCCCATAATGAAGAGGGGCGAGTGAGGACGCTGGAAACTTTGGAATATTATAAG agaattaaaaataagaaatacaGGATGGCTTTCATCGTGCAAGAACTGGAACAGGCTCGTACAACTGATTATCAAACTGCCCTTGTGGCTTTTGTGAATTGCTTAATTATCTCTACATCGAAGCTGCTCGAAAGAATCCAACTTCGCAACGAATTTATAG AGTGCCAACTACTGGAAGTTCTCAACAAATTGAG GAAGACAAATCTAGAGCCGGACTTGACGGCCCAATTGGACGTCTTTGATGAGCAGTACAAAAGCGACGAATCGGAAAGGCAAATTGAGTTCAAAGGAGTAGATTTGGACTCGCCTTTAGACGTCTTCTACGCCATCTTAAAGCAG ATAGCTGACACTCCGTTAGCAATATCCTTCTTGAACATCCTTCATTGTCTCCTCAACATCGACCCCAACGACCATTTAAGCGAAATCATCTGGGACAACATCGAAAAACTCGTACAAAAAGCGTCTTCGTTAGACAAACGAGAAGAAATGCCTCGTTTGAACAGACTGAACTCGAAATCGCAGCTGAGGCTGAACTGCACCTGCCAGCAAAAGCTTGAACTGACCGGGATCGGATCTAGGAGGCAGTCTCTGCAGAATATTCCCCTGGGGGCTCTATCGCCTCCGCCACCACCTCCTCTTCTCGCTGGAGCAGGAGGGCCGCCTCCCCCGCCACCTCCCCTGCCGCAAGGAATGCCTCCACCTCCTCCACCTCCGGCAGCAGTGCCGCCCCCGCCCCCTCCGAACAGGATAATGCACCGAGGACCGGCGTTCTCTCCTCCTCCTGAGAAGGAGAGGATCATAGAAAGGCTTCCTCAGCAGGAAATTCCAGCCCCCAAGTCGAAGATGAAAACAGTGAATTGGAATAAGATTCCAAGCAATAAA GTGGCATGCTCTAACAACATCTGGACTCAAGTGGCGTTTAGGCACCAAAACTCGCCCCAAGCAGATATAGATTGGAGCGAGATGGAGGTGTTGTTCTGCCAGCAAGGACCCGTTTCAGGGGACTCTTCGACTGTACCTGGATGCACCGAAACCCGATCTGTGCCGAAGACAAGAAAGGAGAACCAAGAG ATAGCGCTGCTAGACGGCAAAAGAAGTCTAAacgtgaatatttttttaaaacaattcagAAG CTCTAACGAAGACATCGTGAATTTAATCCGCAATGGGGAGCACGACCAAATCGGAATAGAGAAATTAAAAGGTCTGCTTAAAATACTTCCCGAAGTTGATGAGCTTGATATCCTGAAATCGTTCGATGGGGACATCTCGAAACTAGGAAACGCAGAGAAGTTTTTAATTCTACTCACAAGTTTATCGAA CTATAAACTAAGAATAGAAAGTATGCTGTTGAAGGAGGAGTTTGAGTCTAATATGAGTTATGTAAAGCCCAGCATACGCGCGATGATTATTGCGGCTCAGGAACtgatgactaacaaggctctCCAGGAGGTTCTCTATATGGTACTCATTGCAGGAAACTTCCTAAATGCC GGAGGATATGCGGCTAATGCTGCAGGAGTGAAGCTGTCCTCGTTGCAGAAAATCATGGATATCAGAGCCAATAAGCCCAATATGAACTTGATACACTTCGTAGCTTTG CAAGCAGAGAAAAGGGGGAATATATTATTGACTTTCACTGAAAACGTGGGAGTTTTGGAGGAGGCTGCCAA aACCACAGTGGAGCAACTCAAAAACGAGATATCGGCGCTTGAGGAGAGGATCAGGAAAATTAAGAGGCAGATAGAACTGCCAGAGACAGAGCTAGAAATCAAAGACCAAATGAGCGAATTTTTGATC ATAGCCGAAAATGAGGTTTCTCACCTGCAAATTGAGCTAGGAAGGTTAGATACAGTTCGCATACAATTAGCAGACTTTTTCTGTGAAGACCTTAGTTCCTTCAAAATTGAGGAATGCTTTAGGATATTCCACTCCTTCACTTGCAAATTTAAGCAGGCGGTATTGGAAAATGAGAGGAGGAGGTACCAGGAGGAACAGGCCAATGCCAGGAAAAGGCAGAGGGAGGAACTGTTGGCTGCAAAACGAAGACAAA TGGGGAACCTGAACACTGACGATGCATTTATCGATATGCAGATCTATGATTCAGGAGTGGGTTCTTCTCGGAAA AGCTTTAGAACCTCCAACGATAGCGGCACATCTGAGGATGAGTTCTACGCAATCAACTCCCCTCTGCTGCCAAGACATAGAATGGGTTCGTTTAATGGTCAAGGGCAGGAAAATGACAAAGAATCTCCAG AATCCTCCCCCAACGGAAGCCTTCGGAGGAGGAGAAGTAAAGGAATGCTGGATGACCAAGGCAACCTTATGGAGTTCCTAAGAAACTCCAGTGACTGCAGCAATCGCGAAAGGAAATCGTGGGGCAGCCTTG ACCGATCATGGGCAAGGAAAGCAAAAGGAACGGGACCCAAAAAGCGTCCAGCACTCCTCACTGCCGACTTCCTCTTGGAGAGAGACAGAACCACCACTCCCTCTCCGTTGATAGAAGTCAAAGGCTCTTGTTCGGCCCCTGAAGAAGACTCTTTTATTTCCAAGGACAAGATGGAAACTCGGCTGAAAGGAGAAGAATCGAGCGCAAACA AAGATTCTCAGCAAGTGAAAGATAAATCAGCTTGGAGGAAGTCCAACTTAAACGTCCCCAACAGCACTGAAGAGATACGAAGTAGTCATAGGCGGGAAGTTTACAATTCTCCTGAAAATAGGAGAGATGTTCTGCAACCCATTTTGGAAACCAACGATCGAAAGGAGCTTATTGGATCTTTGGGAAAAGAAGCGGAGACCGATAGGCTAACTTTGTACCTTAGGAAGCCATCACTTGTGAATGAACCTGAAGCAAAGTCCCTGCACAACACTACTACTATTTTGG TGAAAAGTGATAATGAGAACTTGCATAAACCAGTAGTTAATCAAAATAAGATTGAAATTGACCAAGACAATGTGCAAACCCCACCCATGGCGAGGAGGAATTTCATCTCACCAACACCAACTGAGAAACGAGAACCTCTGAAACCGACTCCTTGTAAGAGGATTTTGAATAAAGATGCGGGTAATAATAAGGAAAGCGATTTGGAGACTATTGGGGAATTCAACAGATTTTCACCTGCAAGGCGTACGAGAAGACAAGC GCGAGGCCAACCAaagaattcattaaaaataggaaaagaAACTGCGAGCCAAGACAGCGATCTTGACTGCAAGCCCATTGATGGTTCTCTTAGTAACACACTTTTGGGAGACTTCGTCTCCCCTGTTTGCATAAAG GTGGAGGCGGAAGAGACAAACTCAACAGCCCCGCATAGTGAAAACGAAAACCACCGGAGTACAACTGAAAAATTCGCCCCTTCATCTAGTCTTTTCTCGGTAAGTTTAGCGCATTCAATCTCAGCGAAGCCAGGGCGAATTGACAAGGAGAATCAAAGAACTTCAGTCGAGAAATTCCCGTCTAGTCCTTTTGCCATAAGTGATACGTCAAAACCTGGGAAGACCACAGTTCTATCTATAAGCAGCTTACCCCAAGCCCCGTCGGTTAAAGCCAAGACGAGCAATGGAACAGACTCATCATTAAAAGGAAACGTATTGTTAGCAAGAACTAACTCATCGTCGGAAAGAAATGGGAACAAGAGTTTCAAAAACCCAATAActgtaaacaataaaatgaatGTAAGAAGGAACGTTTCGTTAACCGTTCCAAAAAGTAAACTTGCGAACTCTCCCAGTACAGAGAGTTTTAAGTTGTTGCAAGTGGATAATGGGGGTTTAAGCAAACCTATGGTTAAGAGGAGTTCGTCCATTACGAGTAATACAAGTACGCAAACTAAGACTAGAACTTCAAATCCAACTATGGGTTTCATGAAACCGACTACGTCCAGCACTACGAGGTCTACGACTCCCTCAACGAGGAAAAGCTTCTCTTTGAGGAGTAGGaattaa
- the form3 gene encoding inverted formin-2 isoform X1 → MDASDGNQSRDGLDFIVEHPEYVAKLATALNAIGPTAIRVRKQMFELLAALCAHNEEGRVRTLETLEYYKRIKNKKYRMAFIVQELEQARTTDYQTALVAFVNCLIISTSKLLERIQLRNEFIECQLLEVLNKLRQTNLEPDLTAQLDVFDEQYKSDESERQIEFKGVDLDSPLDVFYAILKQIADTPLAISFLNILHCLLNIDPNDHLSEIIWDNIEKLVQKASSLDKREEMPRLNRLNSKSQLRLNCTCQQKLELTGIGSRRQSLQNIPLGALSPPPPPPLLAGAGGPPPPPPPLPQGMPPPPPPPAAVPPPPPPNRIMHRGPAFSPPPEKERIIERLPQQEIPAPKSKMKTVNWNKIPSNKVACSNNIWTQVAFRHQNSPQADIDWSEMEVLFCQQGPVSGDSSTVPGCTETRSVPKTRKENQEIALLDGKRSLNVNIFLKQFRSSNEDIVNLIRNGEHDQIGIEKLKGLLKILPEVDELDILKSFDGDISKLGNAEKFLILLTSLSNYKLRIESMLLKEEFESNMSYVKPSIRAMIIAAQELMTNKALQEVLYMVLIAGNFLNAGGYAANAAGVKLSSLQKIMDIRANKPNMNLIHFVALQAEKRGNILLTFTENVGVLEEAAKTTVEQLKNEISALEERIRKIKRQIELPETELEIKDQMSEFLIIAENEVSHLQIELGRLDTVRIQLADFFCEDLSSFKIEECFRIFHSFTCKFKQAVLENERRRYQEEQANARKRQREELLAAKRRQMGNLNTDDAFIDMQIYDSGVGSSRKSFRTSNDSGTSEDEFYAINSPLLPRHRMGSFNGQGQENDKESPESSPNGSLRRRRSKGMLDDQGNLMEFLRNSSDCSNRERKSWGSLDRSWARKAKGTGPKKRPALLTADFLLERDRTTTPSPLIEVKGSCSAPEEDSFISKDKMETRLKGEESSANKDSQQVKDKSAWRKSNLNVPNSTEEIRSSHRREVYNSPENRRDVLQPILETNDRKELIGSLGKEAETDRLTLYLRKPSLVNEPEAKSLHNTTTILVKSDNENLHKPVVNQNKIEIDQDNVQTPPMARRNFISPTPTEKREPLKPTPCKRILNKDAGNNKESDLETIGEFNRFSPARRTRRQARGQPKNSLKIGKETASQDSDLDCKPIDGSLSNTLLGDFVSPVCIKVEAEETNSTAPHSENENHRSTTEKFAPSSSLFSVSLAHSISAKPGRIDKENQRTSVEKFPSSPFAISDTSKPGKTTVLSISSLPQAPSVKAKTSNGTDSSLKGNVLLARTNSSSERNGNKSFKNPITVNNKMNVRRNVSLTVPKSKLANSPSTESFKLLQVDNGGLSKPMVKRSSSITSNTSTQTKTRTSNPTMGFMKPTTSSTTRSTTPSTRKSFSLRSRN, encoded by the exons ATGGACGCATCTGATGGTAACCAGTCGCGGGATGGTTTGGATTTCATCGTTGAGCATCCAGAATATGTCGCTAAATTGGCCACTGCCCTTAATGCAATCGGCCCGACGGCCATTAGGGTCCGAAAACAAATGTTTGAGTTACTGGCAGCTTTATGTGCCCATAATGAAGAGGGGCGAGTGAGGACGCTGGAAACTTTGGAATATTATAAG agaattaaaaataagaaatacaGGATGGCTTTCATCGTGCAAGAACTGGAACAGGCTCGTACAACTGATTATCAAACTGCCCTTGTGGCTTTTGTGAATTGCTTAATTATCTCTACATCGAAGCTGCTCGAAAGAATCCAACTTCGCAACGAATTTATAG AGTGCCAACTACTGGAAGTTCTCAACAAATTGAGGCAA ACAAATCTAGAGCCGGACTTGACGGCCCAATTGGACGTCTTTGATGAGCAGTACAAAAGCGACGAATCGGAAAGGCAAATTGAGTTCAAAGGAGTAGATTTGGACTCGCCTTTAGACGTCTTCTACGCCATCTTAAAGCAG ATAGCTGACACTCCGTTAGCAATATCCTTCTTGAACATCCTTCATTGTCTCCTCAACATCGACCCCAACGACCATTTAAGCGAAATCATCTGGGACAACATCGAAAAACTCGTACAAAAAGCGTCTTCGTTAGACAAACGAGAAGAAATGCCTCGTTTGAACAGACTGAACTCGAAATCGCAGCTGAGGCTGAACTGCACCTGCCAGCAAAAGCTTGAACTGACCGGGATCGGATCTAGGAGGCAGTCTCTGCAGAATATTCCCCTGGGGGCTCTATCGCCTCCGCCACCACCTCCTCTTCTCGCTGGAGCAGGAGGGCCGCCTCCCCCGCCACCTCCCCTGCCGCAAGGAATGCCTCCACCTCCTCCACCTCCGGCAGCAGTGCCGCCCCCGCCCCCTCCGAACAGGATAATGCACCGAGGACCGGCGTTCTCTCCTCCTCCTGAGAAGGAGAGGATCATAGAAAGGCTTCCTCAGCAGGAAATTCCAGCCCCCAAGTCGAAGATGAAAACAGTGAATTGGAATAAGATTCCAAGCAATAAA GTGGCATGCTCTAACAACATCTGGACTCAAGTGGCGTTTAGGCACCAAAACTCGCCCCAAGCAGATATAGATTGGAGCGAGATGGAGGTGTTGTTCTGCCAGCAAGGACCCGTTTCAGGGGACTCTTCGACTGTACCTGGATGCACCGAAACCCGATCTGTGCCGAAGACAAGAAAGGAGAACCAAGAG ATAGCGCTGCTAGACGGCAAAAGAAGTCTAAacgtgaatatttttttaaaacaattcagAAG CTCTAACGAAGACATCGTGAATTTAATCCGCAATGGGGAGCACGACCAAATCGGAATAGAGAAATTAAAAGGTCTGCTTAAAATACTTCCCGAAGTTGATGAGCTTGATATCCTGAAATCGTTCGATGGGGACATCTCGAAACTAGGAAACGCAGAGAAGTTTTTAATTCTACTCACAAGTTTATCGAA CTATAAACTAAGAATAGAAAGTATGCTGTTGAAGGAGGAGTTTGAGTCTAATATGAGTTATGTAAAGCCCAGCATACGCGCGATGATTATTGCGGCTCAGGAACtgatgactaacaaggctctCCAGGAGGTTCTCTATATGGTACTCATTGCAGGAAACTTCCTAAATGCC GGAGGATATGCGGCTAATGCTGCAGGAGTGAAGCTGTCCTCGTTGCAGAAAATCATGGATATCAGAGCCAATAAGCCCAATATGAACTTGATACACTTCGTAGCTTTG CAAGCAGAGAAAAGGGGGAATATATTATTGACTTTCACTGAAAACGTGGGAGTTTTGGAGGAGGCTGCCAA aACCACAGTGGAGCAACTCAAAAACGAGATATCGGCGCTTGAGGAGAGGATCAGGAAAATTAAGAGGCAGATAGAACTGCCAGAGACAGAGCTAGAAATCAAAGACCAAATGAGCGAATTTTTGATC ATAGCCGAAAATGAGGTTTCTCACCTGCAAATTGAGCTAGGAAGGTTAGATACAGTTCGCATACAATTAGCAGACTTTTTCTGTGAAGACCTTAGTTCCTTCAAAATTGAGGAATGCTTTAGGATATTCCACTCCTTCACTTGCAAATTTAAGCAGGCGGTATTGGAAAATGAGAGGAGGAGGTACCAGGAGGAACAGGCCAATGCCAGGAAAAGGCAGAGGGAGGAACTGTTGGCTGCAAAACGAAGACAAA TGGGGAACCTGAACACTGACGATGCATTTATCGATATGCAGATCTATGATTCAGGAGTGGGTTCTTCTCGGAAA AGCTTTAGAACCTCCAACGATAGCGGCACATCTGAGGATGAGTTCTACGCAATCAACTCCCCTCTGCTGCCAAGACATAGAATGGGTTCGTTTAATGGTCAAGGGCAGGAAAATGACAAAGAATCTCCAG AATCCTCCCCCAACGGAAGCCTTCGGAGGAGGAGAAGTAAAGGAATGCTGGATGACCAAGGCAACCTTATGGAGTTCCTAAGAAACTCCAGTGACTGCAGCAATCGCGAAAGGAAATCGTGGGGCAGCCTTG ACCGATCATGGGCAAGGAAAGCAAAAGGAACGGGACCCAAAAAGCGTCCAGCACTCCTCACTGCCGACTTCCTCTTGGAGAGAGACAGAACCACCACTCCCTCTCCGTTGATAGAAGTCAAAGGCTCTTGTTCGGCCCCTGAAGAAGACTCTTTTATTTCCAAGGACAAGATGGAAACTCGGCTGAAAGGAGAAGAATCGAGCGCAAACA AAGATTCTCAGCAAGTGAAAGATAAATCAGCTTGGAGGAAGTCCAACTTAAACGTCCCCAACAGCACTGAAGAGATACGAAGTAGTCATAGGCGGGAAGTTTACAATTCTCCTGAAAATAGGAGAGATGTTCTGCAACCCATTTTGGAAACCAACGATCGAAAGGAGCTTATTGGATCTTTGGGAAAAGAAGCGGAGACCGATAGGCTAACTTTGTACCTTAGGAAGCCATCACTTGTGAATGAACCTGAAGCAAAGTCCCTGCACAACACTACTACTATTTTGG TGAAAAGTGATAATGAGAACTTGCATAAACCAGTAGTTAATCAAAATAAGATTGAAATTGACCAAGACAATGTGCAAACCCCACCCATGGCGAGGAGGAATTTCATCTCACCAACACCAACTGAGAAACGAGAACCTCTGAAACCGACTCCTTGTAAGAGGATTTTGAATAAAGATGCGGGTAATAATAAGGAAAGCGATTTGGAGACTATTGGGGAATTCAACAGATTTTCACCTGCAAGGCGTACGAGAAGACAAGC GCGAGGCCAACCAaagaattcattaaaaataggaaaagaAACTGCGAGCCAAGACAGCGATCTTGACTGCAAGCCCATTGATGGTTCTCTTAGTAACACACTTTTGGGAGACTTCGTCTCCCCTGTTTGCATAAAG GTGGAGGCGGAAGAGACAAACTCAACAGCCCCGCATAGTGAAAACGAAAACCACCGGAGTACAACTGAAAAATTCGCCCCTTCATCTAGTCTTTTCTCGGTAAGTTTAGCGCATTCAATCTCAGCGAAGCCAGGGCGAATTGACAAGGAGAATCAAAGAACTTCAGTCGAGAAATTCCCGTCTAGTCCTTTTGCCATAAGTGATACGTCAAAACCTGGGAAGACCACAGTTCTATCTATAAGCAGCTTACCCCAAGCCCCGTCGGTTAAAGCCAAGACGAGCAATGGAACAGACTCATCATTAAAAGGAAACGTATTGTTAGCAAGAACTAACTCATCGTCGGAAAGAAATGGGAACAAGAGTTTCAAAAACCCAATAActgtaaacaataaaatgaatGTAAGAAGGAACGTTTCGTTAACCGTTCCAAAAAGTAAACTTGCGAACTCTCCCAGTACAGAGAGTTTTAAGTTGTTGCAAGTGGATAATGGGGGTTTAAGCAAACCTATGGTTAAGAGGAGTTCGTCCATTACGAGTAATACAAGTACGCAAACTAAGACTAGAACTTCAAATCCAACTATGGGTTTCATGAAACCGACTACGTCCAGCACTACGAGGTCTACGACTCCCTCAACGAGGAAAAGCTTCTCTTTGAGGAGTAGGaattaa
- the Ktl gene encoding BTB/POZ domain-containing protein KCTD16 translates to MTQSLDFPSVIDLNVGGVVYTTTLKTLTSHPNSKLYGIFTGSEPLERDSKGRFFLDRDGVLFRYILDFLRDGTIILPYCFREKERLKNEAEKLLLQGLVEAITSENRIKPPGVITVGYRGSFQFGKDGLADVKFRKLSKILVSGRVALCREVFGETLNESRDPDHGQSERYTSRFFLKHTQLEQAFDMLVEQGFKLTGSCGSGTAGGTTELKPGVDVEENRWNHYNEFVFVRE, encoded by the exons ATGACCCAGTCCCTCGATTTCCCTTCCGTGATCGATCTGAACGTCGGCGGAGTTGTATACACAACAACACTCAAAACCCTAACCAGTCATCCCAACTCGAAATTGTATGGCATCTTTACCGGGTCCGAGCCCCTGGAAAGGGACTCCAAGGGCAGATTCTTCCTGGATAGAGATGGAGTGCTGTTCAG GTATATTCTGGACTTCTTGCGAGATGGAACCATAATTTTACCGTACTGCTTCCGCGAGAAAGAAAGACTGAAAAATGAAGCGGAGAAGCTTTTGCTTCAAGGGTTGGTGGAAGCGATTACTAGTGAAAACAGAATTAAACCTCCCG GGGTTATCACTGTAGGGTACAGAGGCAGTTTCCAGTTCGGAAAGGACGGCCTCGCCGACGTAAAATTTCGGAAACTCTCCAAAATTCTGGTCAGCGGCCGAGTAGCCCTATGTAGGGAGGTGTTCGGTGAAACTTTAAACGAGAGCCGGGATCCTGATCACGGCCAATCCGAGAGGTACACATCCAGATTCTTCTTGAAACACACACAACTCGAGCAAGCTTTCGACATGTTAGTGGAGCAGGGATTTAAGCTg ACCGGAAGTTGCGGTTCTGGCACGGCTGGAGGTACTACCGAGCTCAAACCGGGCGTCGACGTCGAGGAGAACAGATGGAACCACTACaatgaatttgtttttgtacgAGAATAA